GTAGTTTGAATTGTCCATCGGAATACCGTCAATAACAATGAGCGGGCGGTTGTTCTGGGTTACAGAGCCGATACCTCTGATAAGGATTCGTGCCGAGCCGCCCATAGAAGAAGGTGCCGTTACCTGAACTCCGGCAATATTTCCCGATAGCGCACTGAGGGCATTGGTTTGTCCGGCCTGATTGATGACGTCACCTTTTACTTCCTGAGCCGAATAGCCAATGGCCTTCTTTTCCCTTTTTATGCCTAATGCCGTTACTATAATGTCCTGAAGTTCCGTAGTGTTTTCTTCCAGTGTGATGTTCAGGGTAGTGGAAGCCGCCCTGACTTCCTGCGTTTTCATTCCGATAAACGTAATGACTAATGTTGCGGCCGGACTTACCCGGATAGAAAAATTCCCGTTAATGTCGGTTTGTGTACCGTTAGTTGTTCCTTTTTCCATAACACCGGCTCTTGGAATCGGAAAATTATTCAGATCGGTAATCTTACCGCTAACCAGTCGTTCCTGTGCAAAAAGATTTTGGAGGACTAATACAAAGATTAGTGTGACATAAAATTTAAACTGTGTTTTCATCGTAAATATGTTATGGTTTTATCGCTAACATAGTTAAAATGATTGTTGATTGTCAGTTGTTTAGCTACTCAAATATACACAGCTGTGTTTTTTTGGATATAATGGATTAAAGAATTGATTTTACTGCTGTAATTGTGATAATTTTCGATTTAAATGATGAAATAGCAATAAAAATTGAAATGGATATTGGTAGTTTTGTTTTTAAAATACTGATTGTTAGTTTGTTGAGTGTGATATGAGTGTTTTGTTGCGGCAGTATTGTGGCAAAGCGGAATAAAACGGGGTATGTTTTTGTTTTTTTAATCAATGCATAAGGGATAAACATAAAAAAACCATCACAAAAATGCTGTGATGGTTTTTAAATAACTCAAATAAAAGAACTAAGTTTTAATTTACGTCCCAGAAAACTTTTGTGGTAAGCTTGTCGCCGCCAATTGCAGCACTTGCCGCCTGGTAGCTGTTACCGTTAACGGTTTGTTCGTTAACAGGGTACGTTAGCCTAACCGGTATTTTGCCTTCTGCAACAGGGAATGCACTGGGAGGAGCAGTAAGCCCGGGTGCATCTAATCTTCTGAAGGAGTTCCAGGATTCAAAGCCTCTGTTGTACAGTGCTATCCATGCCTGTTTTCCTATTTTTTCTTTCCAGGTTCCGGCTGCCGTAGCATAGGCTACCGTACTTTGTCCAAGATAGGTCGAGATATCGCCGGTTGGGATGTTCCAGTAATTTAATGATGCGGTAATGGCCGCACTATAGTAAGTATCTGGTGTACCACCCACGTTATAACCTCTGGCTGCTGCTTCTGCTAGGTAGAAATTAACTTCTGCCGCATCGAATAGCACTCCTTTGGCATCTGCCTTTTTGATTTCGTCCCCTATGTGGGAATAAGACGTTTCATAAGGTTGTGTATTGGTATATCCGTATGCACCGCCCACATAGCTTCCGTCTGCCATTGGGGTGAAAAATACAGGTCTTCTGGGATCGTTTAGGGTGTTCAGCTCATCAACAAACACAGATGTGGGAACAAAGTCATTTCTGTTGCTGGCAACCAATTCTCCGAAAATCTGGTTGTAGTTTGGCGAAAAGGAATTGAACTGTACCAGAGCGTTGTCGCTATTTGCTGTGATCACACCGGCTGTATAAGCACTTTCAATGGTGGACTGAGCCAGGGAGTTGTTTACATCCGAAATGTTGATCGCCAGTTTTACTTTCAGGGAATTGGCAAACAGTTTCCATTTGGCAATATTACCGTTGTATAGTAAATCGCCTTTGCTGAAAGAAGCAAAGTTGGTATCCAATTGTGCTGTGGCGGCATTCAGCCTGCTAAGCAAATCAAGATAGATTGCCTGGTCGTCGTCATATTTCGGTAAAACAATGTTAACCGGCTGTAAGGCTTCCGTGTAGGGAACATCTCCAAAGGAGTCTACCAGTATCTGGTAAGTGTACACATTTAAGATTTCGATAATAGCCGATTTGTTGATCTGTATTTTATCCCATGTGGCCTGATCGATGTTTTCCGGTTTTGCTTCGGCATCAACTACTTCCTTGGCTGTTTTTAAGTTTCCTAAAACACGGGTATATAAAACTCTCCAGTGGTTGTCCGGAATTCTTCTGCTGGTAAGATTGTATCGGGATTCGGCTCTGTATAGGGTTGCCGCCCAATATTGCGAAAAATAGCGGAATACGTTCAGGTTAACACTTGGTGTTGTCATCTGGTCGGTTAATTCTTTTTGCGAGTTCGATAATAACGCTTCGGCACTGGCGGTATAAGTCTTGCTGGTGTCGTCGTTAAAGTCGATATCATCATTAACACATCCTGTAAAGAATAATGATGCGATTGCTAGTATCGGGATTAATAACTTTTTCATCTTTTAGAAGTTTAATTTTACATTAAATGAATATACTTTAACCGAAGGCATTACACCAGACTGGTATCCTTGTATGTTTCCACCGGATGATCCGGCTTCCGGGTCTGAATATGGAGTGTTTTTATGAATGATCCATAAGTTGTTGCCCAGCAGGCTGAAAGAAGCTCCTTTGATAAAAGAACGACCCAGTAATTTTGCAGGCATGGTATAGGTTAAACCAACTTCTCTTAATTTTACAAAAGACGCATCATAAACATAGGCTTTTTCAGGAGTGGAATCTGCTCCGAAAACATTGGCAGATGCTGTTGCGTCTACACGGATGTCATTTGGCGTTCCGTCTTCTTTTACACCCGGAAGGATGATACCACCACCCTGGCTTAACGGGCTTCTGACAGGGTTTCCTAAATCGTTCAGCCCTGCTGTTTCCGGATATAAACCGGTTTCCTGTCCGTATGCCTGGTCAAGTGAGAAGATGCTACCGCCTTCTCTAACATTAATCAGGAAGCTTAATGATAAATCTTTATAGGTTACTTTGTTGTACACACCGCCAATCCAGTCCGGTTGGATGTTACCCAATACCTGGTCCTGTTTTTGAAGGTATAATCCATCGTCGCCAACTACCGGATTTCCGCTGCCATCATATACATAGTCTGTACCTCTGATGGTTCCGTATGGTTCGCCTACCGTTGCGTTCAGGGAAGTACGCTGGAAAGTAGTCAGTAACAGGTTGGTTCTTCCGGCATCTAGCGATAACAGTTTGTTGACGTTTTTAGACCAGTTCACATTGATCTGCCATGAGAAGTCGTTTGTTTTGATAGGGGTAGCCGTTAAAGCAACCTCGATACCTTTGTTTTCAAGTTCCCCGGCGTTGATCTGTTTGGAGATATATTGTGTTGCCGGCGATTGCGGAACAAAGAAAATCTGGTCTTTGGTATTGGTTTTGTATACCGAAGCATCCAGGCTCAATCGGTTTTTGAATATGGAAGCTTCCAGACCTAATTCCCATGAATGGGTGATTTCCGGTCTTAGTTTTTCAAATTCAATCAGCTGGTCGCTGTTTCCGAAAATCGGGTTGTTGTTAACGGAACCGTTGTTTTGTTTGGCACCAAGTCTTCCGTATAACGGGTCGTTACCCACTCTTGCATAGTTCAATCTTAGTTTTGCAAACGAAAGCCAGTCTGCTTTTATCATTTCTGATAGGATGATACTGGTTCCGGCTGAATAGTAGTCATAACCACGGCTTGATTTTGGTAACGCGGTTGATTCGTCATGACGGAATGAACCTTCCAGGTAAACCATTTTTTTGAAGTCGATATTGGCTTGTCCGTAAACACCGGCTTTTTCATATTTAATGGTCGATTCCACCGGCGGAATGAATACGCTCGAATTGGAAAGGCTGTAAATACCCGGAATTAATAATCCACCGGCAGTTGCTCCTTCAAAAGAGTAGGAGTCGGCCCGGATAAAGTTAAAACCACCGATTATTTTTGCAGACAGGTCCGAAGACAGGCTTAAATCGTAGGTACCAATGATGTCGTAGTTTTGTTGCAGGAAGTCCCGGGTGAACATTACATATCCTGATGATTCTGTTGCCTGGTTTGTAACCTGCGAAATTCCAAATTCTTCGGCGTGGCTGCCTATTGCTTTTCTTAATTCCTGTTTGTCATAAGAATAGTCAATACCCACACGGCCTAACAGGTTGAAGTTTTTGGTGACATCAAAACTGATACTGGCTCCGGTTAACAAACGTTTTCTGTTATCGGTCGTATAGTTTTCATATCTTTCAAAGTAGGGGTTGTTCCAGAAGTTAGGTCTTAAGTCGCCGTTTGTCGGGTCGATCATGTTCCAGGTTACGTTACGTCCGGTTCTGAAATATTCGGAACGCAATTCCTGTACGTCTACGTTAACAGGCCACCATTGTCTGAAACCGGTTAAGAGGTTGTCACCATATCCAACGCTGTTTCTACCGGTTACACTCTGATGGGAGAATGTCATAAAAGAGTTTATCTTGATTTTGTCATTCAGATCTCTGGAGTAGTTACCGCTAATAGCGTTTTTAATTAATTTACTGTTTGGCATAATCCCGGTTTCGGAATTATTGGTATAGCTCAGGTTAAAAGCACTGTTGCTGTCGCCGCCATTCAGGGAAACGTTGTTCACGTAGGAGGTTGAATTCTGGAAGAAAGTGCCCGGATCGTTCTGTGCCGCTACCCATGGGGTTGCCTGTCCGTAGTGTGGATTACCGGGTACGAATGCATTCCAGTTATACACCATTAAGGAAGGATTGAAGGCATTACCATAGGAGGCATCATCACCGGTTGAGGCGACTAAATCAGGAATCCCGTCTCCGTCTACATCAGCCGAATAGATACTGTCTTCTCCGGCATATCCCTGTCCGTATTCTTTCTGGTATTTCGGAAATGTGGATTTGTCATAATACCCTACCGATACTGTTGAGCTGACAGCGATACCAATATCGGAATTTTTTCTTCCTTTTTTAGTGGTAATCATGATGGCTCCCTGTTGGGCTAAACTTCCGTATAGCGCTGTAGCAGCAGCTCCTTTCAATACGTTTATCGACTCGATATTGTTCGGGTCAATATCGGCTGCAGCATTACCAAAGTCATAACCGTCTCTTCCGTTTACGGCATCTTTAGTGTTCAGGTTGGCATTACTGATCGGAATACCGTCTACGACTATTAATGCCTGGTTGTTACCGGTTATGGATTTCGATCCACGCAGTACAATGTTTGTGGATCCTCCAAAGTTGGAGTTGGTTTTTACATCCAGTCCGGCTACTTTACCGGCAAGATTGTTTACGAAATTTGTGGTTGGTGAGGAGTTTATCTGGCTTCCTTCTACTTTTTGAGAGGAATATCCTAAAGATTTTTTATCCCGGGTAATCCCTAAAGCGGTTACTACCACACCTTCTAATACTTTTGCTTCTTCATCTAATTTTACATTCATAACTGTAGATGCTGCCCTGATTTCTTGGGTCTTCATCCCAATAAATGAATAAACCAAAACTGCTGTAGGGCTTACTTTTATTTTATAGTTGCCATCAAAATCAGTTTGTGTTCCATTTGTGGTGCCTTTTACAATGACACTAACACCAGGTAGCGGTAAGCCACTTACATCTGTTACTTTACCGGAAACTGTTCTTTCTTGGGCAAAGAGATTTTGCACAAGTAACACCAATACAAGTGTTAAAAAAGCTTTGAATTTTGCTCTCATTTGTAGTTCTAATTACGGTTATGCGATCAAATTTCTTAAAAATCTCTTAAAAAAACAAGTGAAATGTAAATATTTTATTAAAATAATGAAATACTGATAATTTAAATCTTAACATTTGAGGGATTTTTCTTTCCTTTTAGATTTGGTTATAAAAAATAATCGACCCTTTATTTAAGTGTTAAATAGTAGTTAATTGTTATGAAATGTGTGTTTTTACTGATGTTTTGTTATGATGAAAAAAAACGCAAAGAATTTGGTGTAATAATTTTGGAAGGGAATTTTAAGAGTTGTTAAAATCTTGTTTTGACACTGATGTGGATAATGGAGTTGGAAAGTTTTATTTCCTGGTTTTTTGTACTTCCGTTAGCATAAACGATATTGAAGAGTCCGTTTTTGGTTAGCAGTCCGAAGCCGAAACCAAGACCGAGTAAGTTGTCTTTTAAATTGGAGGTCTTGTCCTGGAAATAGGCGAAGTCGGTAATGGAATGAACGTAAATGTTGGAAGCCAGTACGTAGCGGTACTCGATGAGTAGTCCGGAGTATAAATTGGCCTGCAGGCTGTTTTCGTTAAATCCGCGGATGGAGTTGATTCCTCCGAAGCGGTATAATTCGTTAATGATGTAGTTATTGCTTTGCAGGTAAAAAGTCTGATTCCGCAGGTTAAAGATGTTTCTCCTGTTGAGGTAAATGTTGTGGGCGGCATTGATCTGGAAAAAATACTGATCGTTGCTTTCTATTTTTGATTTCCGGGAGCCGATACCGCCTTTTAACAGCAGGCTGGTTCTTTCCGGGAAAAGGAAATCGTCCGGGTTATAGGCGTAGTATTCGTAGGAGCTGGTAATAAAGGAATTGTTGTAGTTGCTCAGTGTGCTGGAATTTGCTTTTTGAATGTCTACAGATTCGGTTTCCTGGTAGCCAAGGAATACTTTTGAGTTGTAATTAAAGTAATAACCGAGATTGATGTCGGTTGAGGTGTTTTGAAAGGTACTGTCCTGTTTGAATATTTTTAAATTTCCTTTGATCCCCAGCGGACTTTTAAAGAGGTACGGGATTTCTGCGCCCAGGTTGAAGGTGGTTTGTTCTTTTCCGTCGTTTTTCCAGTACAGGTTGAATTTCTCTCCGGAGTTCAGGATGTTGTTTAGCAGCAGGTCAAGGTAACCGTTAAATTTTACAGCACCGTTGTCGTCATTGGAAAAGCCTACAAAACCGTCAAAGCGATTGGGTTTTGCTTTTTCCAGGTAAACATAAACTTTGGTGCTGTCTTTTGTGAAAAGGATTTCCGGATATTTTGTCTGGTTAACAAAAGGCAGTGCATTAAAGCTGTTGTGGATTAGTTTCAGGTTTTCCTGGTTAAAGGTTTTCTTCCGGTTTTGTTTTAAAATGTTTTTGCGGATGCCTTCCGGGAATTTGGTGTATCCGGCAATGACAATGTCGTTCAGGCTGCGTTTTTTTTCTGTGTGGATTTCCAGCTGTGCGGTTAACGTGTGATTTATTTTTTTATAGTCTGTTAATTGAAGTGAGCTAAGGGAGTATCCTTTTTTTTCGAGCGTCTGTATTCCCTGGTTCATAAAGGCTTCTGTTTCGGATAGAGGAATCTGCAGGGTATCGTTTTTGAAATGTAACAGCTCTTTTTCTTCGGCGGTTATGTTACCTATATATATGTGTATAAGGCTGGTTCTCTTTCCGATAGCATACGTGAAGGTAAAAGTACTGTCGTTTGTTTTGGATTGCTCCAGTAGTCTGCTTTCCAGGTAGCCTTTCTTAAAAAGGGAAGTGGCGAAGGTGTTGTTCTCGTCCAGTATGGATTTGGCATTGGCGTGCTTGTGCTGGTAGCCGATGCTGTCGATGGTTTTGTTTTCGGAGATGGCTGTTCCTTCAATTTTCAGGTACAGGTTTTGGGCTTTACCGGAGTGGCAGAGGAGTATGAAAAATGAAAGTAGGAGTAGCTTTTTCAAAGACTAAATTGTTTTGGTAAAAATAACGTAAAAATTACAAAAAAGTATGCCGGAGTTATTTGTGTATTAATGTGGTTGAAAATTAATGTTTTATGATTTGATTTTTGAAAATTAATTTATACATTTGCAACCCCGTAAAAAGCGGGAATTTAATAACGTTAGAAATTTTATTAAAAAATTATGCCAACAATTCAACAATTAGTAAGAACAGGGAGAGCCCAGATAACTAAGAAGAGTAAATCGGCTGCTTTAGATTCTTGTCCTCAAAGAAGAGGGGTTTGTACGCGTGTTTACACTACTACGCCAAAGAAACCAAACTCTGCAATGCGTAAAGTTGCGCGTGTACGTTTGACAAATGGTAATGAAGTGAATGCTTACATCCCAGGAGAAGGACACAATCTACAAGAGCACTCGATAGTATTAGTTAGAGGCGGAAGGGTAAAAGATTTACCAGGTGTTAGATACCACATCGTTCGTGGTGCTTTGGATACTGCCGGAGTTAACGGTAGAACTCAAAGAAGATCTAAATATGGTGCTAAACGCCCTAAAGACAAAAAGTAATTTTTAAAAACTTTTAAAGAAAAGACATGAGAAAAAGACAGGCCAAAAAAAGACCTCTTTTACCAGATCCGAAATTTAACGATCAGTTAGTAACACGTTTTGTGAATAATTTAATGTGGGACGGTAAAAAATCGACTGCTTTCAAAGTATTCTATGATGCTTTAGAGATCGTTGAGACTAAAAAGCAAGATGCAGAAAAATCTTCATTGGAAATCTGGAAAGATGCATTAACAAATGTTATGCCTCACGTAGAAGTAAGAAGCCGCAGAGTTGGTGGAGCTACATTCCAAATCCCAATGCAAATTCGTCCGGATAGAAAAATTTCTATGGCGATGAAATGGATGATTCTTTATGCCAGAAGAAGAAATGAGAAATCTATGGCAGGGAAACTTGCTTCTGAAATTTTAGCTGCTGCAAAAGAAGAAGGTGCTGCTGTTAAAAAGAGAATGGATACTCACAAAATGGCAGAAGCGAACAAAGCATTCTCTCACTTTAGATTTTAATTCATAAGAAACATTAGAAATGGCTAGAGATTTAAAATATACTAGAAATATTGGGATTGCTGCTCACATTGATGCTGGTAAAACAACAACAACAGAGCGTATCTTATTCTATACGGGAAAAACACACAAAATTGGTGAGGTGCACGAAGGTGCTGCAACAATGGACTGGATGGAGCAAGAAGCAGAAAGAGGTATTACTATTACTTCTGCTGCAACAACTTGTACCTGGAATTTCCCTACAAATCAAGGAGCTTCTACTCCTGATACCAAAGACTACCACTTTAATATTATCGATACTCCGGGACACGTTGACTTTACAGTTGAGGTAAACCGTTCGTTACGTGTATTAGATGGATTAGTTTTCTTGTTTAGTGCTGTTGATGGTGTTGAGCCACAATCAGAAACTAACTGGAGACTTGCTGACAACTATAAAGTTCCTCGTATGGGGTTTGTTAACAAGATGGACCGTCAGGGTTCAAACTTCTTAGCAGTTTGTCAACAAGTAAAAGATATGTTGAAATCAAACGCTGTTCCATTGGTATTGCCAATTGGTGATGAGGCTGATTTCAGAGGAGTTGTTGATTTGATCAAAAATCAGGCTATTGTTTGGCATGATGAGACTCAAGGAGCTACTTTTGATATCGTTCCTATCCCTGAGGATATGGTTGCTGATGCAAAACAATACAGAGCACAGTTAATTGAAGAAGTTGCTGCGTATGACGAAAACCTTTTAGAGAAATTCATGGAAGATGAAAGCTCTATTACTGAGGAAGAAATCAACAATGCATTAAGAAGAGCAACTATCGATATGGCTATCATCCCGATGTTGTGTGGTTCTTCATTTAAAAACAAAGGAGTTCAGTTCATGTTGGATTCAGTTTGTAAATTCTTGCCTTCTCCATTGGATAAAGAGGCAATTGAAGGAACAAATCCTGATACCGAGGAGCCAATTTCTCGTAAGCCATCTGTTACAGAGCCTTTCGCTGCTTTAGCATTTAAAATCGCTACTGACCCTTATGTTGGTCGTTTAGCATTCTTCAGAGCTTATTCCGGACGTTTGGACGCAGGTTCTTATGTGTTGAATAACCGTTCTGGAAATAAAGAGCGTATTTCCCGTATCTACCAAATGCACGCTAACAAACAAAATCCTATCGAATATATTGAGGCAGGAGATATTGGAGCTGCTGTTGGATTTAAAGATATCAAAACGGGTGATACCTTATCTGATGAGAAACACCCTATCGTATTAGAATCTATGGATTTCCCTGATCCGGTAATTGGTATCGCTGTTGAGCCTAAAACTAAGGCAGACGTTGATAAAATGGGTATGGCTTTAGCTAAATTAGCTGAAGAGGATCCTACGTTTACAGTGAGAACTGACCATGCTTCAGGACAAACTATTATTTCTGGTATGGGTGAGCTTCACTTAGACATTATTGTGGATCGTATGAGACGTGAGTTTAAAGTAGAAGTAAACCAAGGTGAGCCTCAGGTTGAGTACAAAGAAGCTTTCACAAGATCTGCTCAACACAGAGAAACTTACAAAAAACAGTCTGGTGGACGTGGTAAATTCGGTGATATCGTATTTAGAATTGAGCCTGCTGATGAAGTTGACGGAAAAGTGCCGGTTGGATTACAGTTCGTTAACGAAGTTAAAGGTGGTAACGTTCCTAAGGAATATATCCCGGCTGTAGAAAAAGGATTTAGAGAAGCTATGAAATCAGGTCCATTAGCTGGATATGAAGTTGATAGTTTAAAAGTTACTTTATTGGATGGATCTTTCCACCCGGTGGATTCCGATGCACTATCTTTCGAATTGGCTGCTAAAATGGGATATAAAGAGTCTGCTAAAGCTGCAGGAGCTGTTATCCTTGAGCCAATCATGAAATTAGAGGTATTAACTCCGGAAGAAAATATGGGTGATATTGTTGGGGATTTAAACCGTCGTAGAGGTCAGATCAACAACATGGATGATAGAAATGGTGCTAAAGTTGTTAAAGCTAGTGTGCCGCTTTCTGAAATGTTCGGATATGTAACAACATTGAGAACATTGTCTTCAGGTAGAGCAACTTCTACAATGGAGTTCTCTCACTATGCTGAAACGCCAAACAATATTTCTGAGGAAGTAATTAAAAAAGCAAAAGGTAACGCTTAATTTTTAGGAAAATGAGTCAAAAAATCAGAATAAAATTAAAGTCTTACGATCACAGCTTAGTAGACAAATCTGCTGAGAAAATCGTAAAAACTGTAAAGAGTACAGGTGCTGTGGTAACAGGTCCAATTCCGTTGCCAACACACAAAAAGATTTTCACTGTATTGCGTTCTCCGCACGTAAACAAAAAATCTAGAGAACAATTCGAAGTGAGTTCATACAAAAGATTATTAGATATCTACTCTTCATCTTCAAAAACAATTGATGCTCTAATGAAGTTAGAGTTACCAAGTGGAGTAGAGGTAGAGATCAAAGTGTGATAAAAATCGCATTTTAAAGTATTTAAGCATTAAGTTTTTTTATTTAAAACTTAATGCTTACTTTTGCGCACTCAAAAAATAAATATTTCAATAAGTAATTAATAATTAGTTTTATATGTCTGGGTTAATTGGTAGAAAAATCGGCATGACTAGTATTTTCGATGAAAACGGGAAAAACATTCCTTGTACAGTAATCGAAGCTGGGCCATGCGTTGTTACCCAAGTCAGAACCAATGAGGTTGACGGGTATGAAGCGTTACAACTTGGTTTCGATGACAAAACAGAAAAACACGCTACTAAAGCGGACTTAGGTCACTTTAAAAAAGCGGGTACTGTTGCGAAAAAGAAAGTCGTTGAATTCCAAGATTTTGTAACTGAACACAAATTAGGTGATGTGATCACTGTAGATTTGTTTGAAGAAGGTGAGTTTGTAGACGTACTAGGTGTGTCAAAAGGTAAAGGTTTCCAAGGGGTTGTTAAACGTCACGGTTTTGGTGGTGTTGGACAAGCTACTCATGGTCAGCACAACCGTTTGAGAGCGCCAGGTTCTGTTGGAGCATCATCTTATCCATCTAGAGTATTCAAAGGAATGCGTATGGCTGGAAGAACAGGAGGAGAAAATGTAACAGTTCAAAACCTTAGAGTTTTAAAAGTGGTTGCTGAAAAGAACTTACTTTTGGTTAAAGGAGCTATTCCTGGACACAAAAACTCTTACGTAATCATTCAAAAGTAATGGAAGTAAAAGTATTAGATATCAACGGAAAAGATACTGGAAGAAAAGTTCAACTTTCTGATTCAGTATTCGCAATTGAGCCTAATAATCACGCAGTATATCTTGATGTTAAACAATATTTAGCAAATCAAAGACAAGGTACTCACAAAGCTAAAGAAAGAGCTGAGGTTACTGGAAGTACGCGTAAGATTAAAAAACAAAAAGGAACCGGTACTGCTCGTGCAGGAAGTGTTAAGTCTCCTTTGTTTAAAGGTGGAGGTACAGTTTTTGGACCAAGACAAAGAAGTTATTCTTTCAAATTGAACAAAACTTTAAAGAGATTAGCTAGAAAATCTGCTTTCTCTATCAAAGCAAGTGAGTCCAATTTAGTAGTTCTTGAAGACTTTACTTTTGAAGCTCCAAACACTAAAAATTTCATTAATGTATTGAAAGCTTTAGGGTTAGAAAATAAAAAATCTTTATTTGTGTTGGGTGAATCAAATAAAAATGTATATTTGTCGTCACGCAATTTAAAGGCTTCTAGTGTTGTAACTACTTCAGAATTAAGTACTTATGCTATTTTAAATGCAAATAGTTTAGTGCTTTTGGAGGGTTCTTTAGAAGGAATTGAAGAAAATTTAAGCAAATAATAGGGTATGAGTATCATAATTAAACCTATCATTACTGAAAAAATTACCAAAGAGGGTGAAGTATTCAACCGCTTTGGTTTCGTTGTTGATAAGAAAGCAAACAAAATTCAGATCAAAAATGCAGTTGAGGCTGCTTACGGAGTGAATGTAGTTGCTGTAAACACAATGAATTACAGAGCTGATAGAACGGTTAAATTTACTAAGAGTGGTTTAATCAGTGGAAAGACTAATGCTTACAAAAAAGCAATTGTTCAAGTACAAGAAGGAGAAACAATAGATTTTTATAATAATATCTAATAGAACATGTCAGTTAGAAAATTAAAACCTATTACCCCGGGTCAGCGTTTTAGAGTTGTTAATAGCTTTGACACTATTACAACTGATAAGCCGGAGCGTTCTTTGATCGCACCGAAAAAAAACTCTGGAGGTAGAAATAGTCAAGGAAAGATGACCATGCGCTACACAGGTGGTGGTCACAAACAAAAGTATCGTATTGTTGATTTCAAAAGAACTAAAGTTGGAATTCCGGCTACAGTGAAAACAATCGAATACGATCCGAATCGTTCAGCGTTCATTTCGTTATTGTACTATGCAGATGGTGCTAAAACGTATATCATCGCTCAAAATGGTTTACAAGTGGGACAAACTGTAGTTTCTGGTCCTGAAGCGGCTCCAGAAATTGGTAATACTTTACCTTTAAGTAAAATTCCTCTAGGAACTGTTATTTCTTGTATTGAGTTAAGACCTGGTCAGGGAGCTGTTATTGCTCGTTCTGCTGGTACTTTTGCTCAATTAATGGCGAGAGACGGTAAATATGCTACAATTAAAATGCCTTCAGGTGAAACAAGATTAATCTTGTTAACTTGTTCTGCAACTATTGGAGCAGTATCTAACTCAGATCATCAATTAGTTGTATCAGGAAAAGCTGGTAGATCTAGATGGTTAGGAAGAAGACCGAGAACAAGACCGGTTGCAATGAACCCAGTAGATCACCCGATGGGTGGTGGTGAAGGACGTTCTTCTGGAGGTCACCCACGTTCTAGAAAAGGTTTACCTGCTAAAGGTTATAGAACTCGTTCTAAAGTTAATCCGAGTAATAAGTATATCGTAGAACGTAGAAAGAAATAATAAGTAAGATATGGCACGTTCATTAAAAAAAGGACCTTTTGTACACTATAAATTAGATAAGAAAGT
This region of Flavobacterium inviolabile genomic DNA includes:
- a CDS encoding SusC/RagA family TonB-linked outer membrane protein — protein: MRAKFKAFLTLVLVLLVQNLFAQERTVSGKVTDVSGLPLPGVSVIVKGTTNGTQTDFDGNYKIKVSPTAVLVYSFIGMKTQEIRAASTVMNVKLDEEAKVLEGVVVTALGITRDKKSLGYSSQKVEGSQINSSPTTNFVNNLAGKVAGLDVKTNSNFGGSTNIVLRGSKSITGNNQALIVVDGIPISNANLNTKDAVNGRDGYDFGNAAADIDPNNIESINVLKGAAATALYGSLAQQGAIMITTKKGRKNSDIGIAVSSTVSVGYYDKSTFPKYQKEYGQGYAGEDSIYSADVDGDGIPDLVASTGDDASYGNAFNPSLMVYNWNAFVPGNPHYGQATPWVAAQNDPGTFFQNSTSYVNNVSLNGGDSNSAFNLSYTNNSETGIMPNSKLIKNAISGNYSRDLNDKIKINSFMTFSHQSVTGRNSVGYGDNLLTGFRQWWPVNVDVQELRSEYFRTGRNVTWNMIDPTNGDLRPNFWNNPYFERYENYTTDNRKRLLTGASISFDVTKNFNLLGRVGIDYSYDKQELRKAIGSHAEEFGISQVTNQATESSGYVMFTRDFLQQNYDIIGTYDLSLSSDLSAKIIGGFNFIRADSYSFEGATAGGLLIPGIYSLSNSSVFIPPVESTIKYEKAGVYGQANIDFKKMVYLEGSFRHDESTALPKSSRGYDYYSAGTSIILSEMIKADWLSFAKLRLNYARVGNDPLYGRLGAKQNNGSVNNNPIFGNSDQLIEFEKLRPEITHSWELGLEASIFKNRLSLDASVYKTNTKDQIFFVPQSPATQYISKQINAGELENKGIEVALTATPIKTNDFSWQINVNWSKNVNKLLSLDAGRTNLLLTTFQRTSLNATVGEPYGTIRGTDYVYDGSGNPVVGDDGLYLQKQDQVLGNIQPDWIGGVYNKVTYKDLSLSFLINVREGGSIFSLDQAYGQETGLYPETAGLNDLGNPVRSPLSQGGGIILPGVKEDGTPNDIRVDATASANVFGADSTPEKAYVYDASFVKLREVGLTYTMPAKLLGRSFIKGASFSLLGNNLWIIHKNTPYSDPEAGSSGGNIQGYQSGVMPSVKVYSFNVKLNF
- a CDS encoding SusD/RagB family nutrient-binding outer membrane lipoprotein, with protein sequence MKKLLIPILAIASLFFTGCVNDDIDFNDDTSKTYTASAEALLSNSQKELTDQMTTPSVNLNVFRYFSQYWAATLYRAESRYNLTSRRIPDNHWRVLYTRVLGNLKTAKEVVDAEAKPENIDQATWDKIQINKSAIIEILNVYTYQILVDSFGDVPYTEALQPVNIVLPKYDDDQAIYLDLLSRLNAATAQLDTNFASFSKGDLLYNGNIAKWKLFANSLKVKLAINISDVNNSLAQSTIESAYTAGVITANSDNALVQFNSFSPNYNQIFGELVASNRNDFVPTSVFVDELNTLNDPRRPVFFTPMADGSYVGGAYGYTNTQPYETSYSHIGDEIKKADAKGVLFDAAEVNFYLAEAAARGYNVGGTPDTYYSAAITASLNYWNIPTGDISTYLGQSTVAYATAAGTWKEKIGKQAWIALYNRGFESWNSFRRLDAPGLTAPPSAFPVAEGKIPVRLTYPVNEQTVNGNSYQAASAAIGGDKLTTKVFWDVN
- a CDS encoding BamA/TamA family outer membrane protein, coding for MKKLLLLSFFILLCHSGKAQNLYLKIEGTAISENKTIDSIGYQHKHANAKSILDENNTFATSLFKKGYLESRLLEQSKTNDSTFTFTYAIGKRTSLIHIYIGNITAEEKELLHFKNDTLQIPLSETEAFMNQGIQTLEKKGYSLSSLQLTDYKKINHTLTAQLEIHTEKKRSLNDIVIAGYTKFPEGIRKNILKQNRKKTFNQENLKLIHNSFNALPFVNQTKYPEILFTKDSTKVYVYLEKAKPNRFDGFVGFSNDDNGAVKFNGYLDLLLNNILNSGEKFNLYWKNDGKEQTTFNLGAEIPYLFKSPLGIKGNLKIFKQDSTFQNTSTDINLGYYFNYNSKVFLGYQETESVDIQKANSSTLSNYNNSFITSSYEYYAYNPDDFLFPERTSLLLKGGIGSRKSKIESNDQYFFQINAAHNIYLNRRNIFNLRNQTFYLQSNNYIINELYRFGGINSIRGFNENSLQANLYSGLLIEYRYVLASNIYVHSITDFAYFQDKTSNLKDNLLGLGFGFGLLTKNGLFNIVYANGSTKNQEIKLSNSIIHISVKTRF